The genomic region GGTGCGGCGCCACCGGGCAGGACTCTGCTGAAGGTCTGCAGGACGAAGTCCTCTTCCCGGTGATCGGCCCGTAGCAGCAGCCCGGTCTCAAGGGCCAGGCGGTCGGCCAACTGAGCGCCCGTGTGCAGGTGCTCGGGCACGGGGTGGTTCCAGTGCACGGTGACCAGGGTCCCGCCCGGTTCGAGCGCGCCGGTGGCCCGTGACAGCAGTTCGTCCAGCCTGGCCTCGTCGAAGTAGTAGAGCAGCTCGGACAGCACGACGAGGTCGAAGCGCCCCTCGGGCCACTCCTCGGGCACGGTGAGTCGGGCCACTTCCACCTGTTCGAGATCCGCGGTGCGCCGCCGGGTGGTCTCCACGGCGGAGGCGACCCGGTCGGCGGCGAGGAGCCGTTCGCATCGCGGCGCCAGGAGTCGCGTCAACTGGCCCACGGAGCACGCGGGTTCGAAGGCGTTACGGAAACGGGGCCGGGGCAGCGACGCGAGGGTCAGCGCGTACTTGCGCTGCTCGTACCACCGCTCCTGAAGGTGCCAGGGGTCGTCCTCGCCCCGGTACATGTCCTCGAAGTATCCGGCAGGAGTGCTCACAGGAACACCACCTCGCGGGGGCGCAGATGGTGGGCGAGCTCGTCCGGTGGCAGGACCGCCGCATCCTCCGCCCCCGGCCCCAGGGGCCGGATCTGCGAGGCGAAGGCATCGACGGCGTGCCGCTTCCGGTCCTGGACCTCCGGGGGCAGGGTGAGTCGCGCCGCCCGGTCCCATGGCACACGGGGATCCTCGGGGCGCGCCCAGTGCCACATCCAGACGGGGTATTCGACGAACGACGCACCGGCCTCCAGGGCCGCGGCCCCGGCCGCACGGCCGGCCGCCTCGTGGTCGCTGTGCACGTCGGCGGTCCAGGGAGCGGCGACCAGGACCGCTCCCGAGCACAGCGGGACAAGGGCCCTGCGTACGGCCTCCTCGTGACGGTGCACACCGGAGTCGGGGACGTGCAGCCGTACGATCTCGGTGTCCCCCGCGCCGAGCCGTTCGAGGGCCGTGCGGGTCTCCTCGGCGCGGACGCGGACGAGTTCGTGGGGGCGCAGGACCCTGCTGTCGGGGTGCGATCCCTCCCCGTCGGTCACGGACACCACGGTGAGGGCGTGCCCGGTCGCTGCGAGCCGGGCCAGCGTGCCGCCGAGCCCCAGCACCTCGTCGTCGGGATGGGCGGCGACCACGACGACGCGGCCCCGGGGCGGCAGCGGGAACTCACGAAGGCCGGCCCAGCCCGGCCACTCCTCCCAGACGCTCTCGTCGGTACCGGGGGCCTGGATGTCGTCCGCGTAGGACGACGTGTCATCGGTGCGCGCGCTCACCCCTCCTCCCGGCCGCTGACCAGGGCACCGAGTTCGGCGAGGTTGCGCTCGGCGTGGTGCTGACGGATGTAGACGGTCAGGTCGGCGACGGCGCGCGCGTGGCGTCGGTCGTGGCACAGCGGCCCCGCCCCGGTGGCCCGGCCCACATGCCCGAGCGTGCGGTCGCAGACGGCTTCGACGAACCCCCGCACGCGCAGGCTGCGCAGCCTGGCCTCGCCCTTGGCGTCCAGAGGGTCGGTGTCGATCTCGGCCGCCGCGGCCTCCAGGAGCAGACCGGCCGCCCGCAGGTCGATGTCGACGGCGCCGAGGTGGGCATCGGTGTGCGGACCCCCTCCGCGGTGGGCTGCCGCGCGCAGGACCCGGGCCACGGCACGCGCCCCGCCGAGCCAGCAGGCCGCCACCCCGATGCCACCGTGCTGGAAACCGGGCCGGTTCACATACCCCTCGACGCCCCCGACGGGTTCGGCGGCCGCCGAGTGGAAACGCACGTCCGGCGTGTCGGAGCCGGCCATGCCGAGCGCCTGCCAGCTGCCCTCCACCGGCTCGTACGTCCCCGCCGTCAGCGGCACGGCGAAGAGCCGCCTTCCGTCCTCGGCCCGGGCGGTGACGAGGGCGTGCGTACAGCTGTGTGCCCCCGAGCAGTACTGCTTGAGCCCGCTCACGCTCCACCGCCCGTCGGCGTCCCGCGCGGCGAAGAGCCCCTCGCCCGGAGGCTCGGCCGCCCACACCCCCCAGCGCCTGCCGGGGGCAGGGGCGGGGCCACCCAGCTCGTCGAGGATCGCCAGCGCGTCGACGTGGCCCTCCACCAGCCGGGCGAGACACAGATCGTCCTCGGCGACGGCCCGCAGTGCGGCGAAGCGCTCGGCGGTCGCGCCGCTGCCCGGCAGCGGAAAGTTCAGGTCACCCGCCTCGATCGCGGCGACCGCCGCGGTGAAGCGCGTGGACGTCTCCTCCCGCAGGGTCCGGGCATCGAAGTCGTCGGCCTCCCCAGGCCCTGCCGGAGCCTCCGGCACGACGGGGCGTCGTACGGCATCCTCTGTCATTCGCGTGTCCTTCGTCCATCCGGCCGGCGCTTCATCCGCCCGGTCACCTGCGCTCACTCCAGTGCCCGGTGATGCGCGATCGAAGCCGAACTCATGAGAAACACCGGTTCTGCGGATGCCGATCACGTCGATGAGCCGAGTGCCGTGCCGACCATGGCTCTACGATCGCCCCTCCGTGGCCCGGCGGCATGCCGAGACGTCCAGAAGGAGACTCGGTCACGGCCGGCGCCGGCCGGACGACACCCCGAGCCCGCGTCGCCGGGGTAGTTGCCTTTGACCGGGGGCATGAACCAGTCGAGCGCGAGATCGGCGAACGTGAACGTCGATACGTTCGCCGACCCGGCCAGCGCCGTGGTCAGCAAAAGCCGCTCCCGGCTCTCTTGACCTCAACCGAACTTGAGGTTGCAGCATGTTCCACATGATCACGCAATCCACGGCGTACGCCGCAGACATCGAAGCCGTCAAGCAGGTCGTCGCCACCGTCGAGCACTCCCAGCAGCGCAAGGACCCCGGACGATTCCTCGCCCTCTTCCACCCTGACGCGGTCTGGACGACGGCCCACGGCAAGGTTCTCATCGGCCTCGACGCGATATCGGAGTTCACCCGCAAGGTGCTTCCCGCGGGCAACTGGGACGGCAAGGTCAGCTACGAGGTGGTCCACGTGCTCTTCATCCGCCCCGATGTCGCTGCGGTCAAGGTTCGCCAGCGCTACCTGAGCCCGGACGACGAGAGCGAGGGGGCCCCGCTGTATGTGATGGCCAAGCAGGACGACGGCCGCTGGCTGCTGACCGCCTGCCAGAACACGGTGGTCGCCGCCGACTGATCGATTCGGACGGACTGGCTGCGCGCACGCGGCAGCGAGGTGGCCAACGTCAGTGTGTGATCACAGAGTTGGCTCAAGACGGGCTCGACCTCGAACGGTGGAGGCGCGAATCGACCCGCCCTCGGAGGCCACGGCTGATGTGTCGGGGGTGGGCGCCCGTGACTTCGCCGCATGACCGGAGTGCCACGAGGTCGCGCATGCCCGGCACCACGTCGCCGGAAGGCGCCGCTGTATCTGATGTGGCAGTGACCGGTGCGGCCCATACCCGGCGAGCACCGCATCCACCAGGCCGGGTCAAGGGAGCAGCCCCGCGATCGTGGAAGCGAGGAGAGCAAGCAGGGTGAGGGCGGCACCGAAGGCCATACCTCCCTGCACGAGGGCTGAGGAAATCGGTGCGCCCGATCGGCGGGCGAGCAGCCCGGCCGCAACAGCGCTCAGCACGGCGATCAACAGCACGAGAGTGGCGGTGACCACGATCAGAACGACGACAGCTTCGAGTGGCACCGTGGCATCTCCTCGCAGGAACGTTGTGCGGACAGGTCGAGATTGGCTGATCAGCCGTACACCTGGGTTCGAGCGAACAACAATGAACAATGCCGAACCGCTCGGCCCAGGGCCCCCGACCGGTGGTCGCACGGCCGTTCGAACCGCAGGGAGGGTGCATGCTGACCGACGACGACACCTCGGCCCGTGCGACGGCCCTGGCCGCGTTGCGCGAGAAGCTGCGCGACACGCTTGGCAGCCAGGGGTACACGCGGAAGGACGTCGTCTCACGCAGCGTCGCCGTGGGGATGCCCTTGGCACCCACAACGATCAGCCAGGCCCTGAACGACGGTCACCGGGCACCGAGCCTGCGAACCGTCACGGCCATCGCACGGGCCGCGGACGCGAACCCGGAGACCTGCCAGCATCTCCGAAATCTCTGGCACGAAGCCACGCGACCACCGGTGGTAGCCGCTCCCGGCGCGTCTGCGGCCTCGTCCGTCGGTCCGGGCAGCGTCCTGGCCGCGGGGCCGGCTCTGCTCGAAGTGCAGCGGGCCCCGTTCCTGACGACCGACTCGGACGACAGCGCTGGGAGCCCAGCGGGCGTCGTCCGGAGCGATTTCGGAAAGGAAGCCGCGCTCACTCCCTACCTCGCCCGCCCGCACGATCAGAAGTTGGAGCGACTCCTCGCCCCCGCACTGGACGGGGCCGAGTCCTGCTTCGTCATGCTCACCGGTGACTCGTCCACGGGTAAGACCCGCGCGCTGTTCGAATCTCTCCTCCGGCTGGCCCCGAACCGCCCTCTCTGGCGGCCCACCCACGCTGCCGCACTGGCGGATCTGCTCGACGACGGCCGAGTCGTACCGGGTGAAGTGCTCTGGCTCAACGAGGCGCAGCGTTTCCTCTACGGTGATCGCTCCGAGGAGTCCGCCGCCGCTCTGCGCGAGCTCCTGATCACCCGGACCGGCATCACCGTCGTCGGCACACTGTGGACGTTCCCGTACTGGGAGGAGCTGATCCGCCCTTCGGTGTCGGCGGACGCTCGCAGCCACGTTCGCGCGCTCCTCGACGCACCGGTCACCCACCGGCTCGCGGTCCCGGCGGAGCTGACCTCGGCCCAAGGCTCGGAGTGGAAGAGCCTTGCCGAGTCCAGCGGGGACGGCCGGATGGGGCAGGCCGGAAGAGCCGGAGCGGCCGACGGGCGGGTGGTTCAGCACCTCAGCGGTGGACCCCAGCTACTCGATGCCTACCGCATGGGACCCGGATCCCACTTCACCCATGCCGAACACGCCCTCATCACTGCCGCGATCGCGGCGCGGCACGCCGGCTACTACGCGCCGCTCCCTGAGGAGCTGCTGGCGCACGTGGCCGACGCAGCCCTTCCGCCACGTCTCAGGCCTGCGGCGCCGGGCTGGGCTCATGACGCTTTGACCGCCCTCGCCACGGGCGCGCGGGCGGACGGTCGCCGCACCGACATCAGGAACACCCTCACCGCGCTGGTAGCCCTGCGCGACACCGCCGGTGGCACGGCGACGTACGAACCGGCCGACTACCTGCAGCAGAACGTCGTCGCTCCCGAAGAAGCTTCCGTGCCGGTCCCCGCGTTGTGGGACGCCATGACCGCGTTCACCACCGACCCGTCCCTGCTCATGCACTTGTCGCTGAAGGCGGGGAGGTCGGACTTCACCAAGCAGGCGGTGATGCTGCTGCGCCGCGCAACGATGGCGGGCTACCCCACGAGTTGGATCGGCCTCCTGCTGGCCACACCGAGGGAAACGCATGTGCGAAGGGAGATGGCGCTCTGGATGACGGACCATGCCCGGTGGGAGTCGGGCTTGGACATGCGCGCCCGACTGCGCGAACTCGCGCGTGAGGGTACTGACGTGAGCCTCCGTATTGCGGCGAGAGCCGTGGCGGAGGTCGACCTCTCCGACGCGAACGGGGTGGGCCGGCTGCTCCTGGCTCTGCGCGATCTCGGGCACGAAAAACTGCTCCTGGACGTCGATCCGGTGGCACTCGTGGGACTCCCGGACGCGTACGGCACGTCCGTCCTGCTCGGCGAACTGATCGAAGCCGGCTACACCGAGCATGCGACGCGTCTCACCGAGAGAATCATCGCCGGCGGGGCACCTCTTGAAGACCCCCGAGCGATGCGGGCGCTCGTCGCGGCGCTTCGCGTCTGTGCGCCCCTCCACGAAGGCAGGGAAGCACTGGCCTCCGGAGCTGCGACGCACGCCGACCTGTCCAATGACTTCCAGTCGCTTCTGGACCTGGTGGAAGAACTCACGGCCGACCATGCCGAAGCCGCGCGTCTGCTCGCCCTCCGGGTCGCCGACACCGTCGATCCGGAGGACCCCGAGTTCGTAGCCTCCGCACTGTACGAGCTGCAGTACCTCGGGATGACGGCCGCATGCCGGCGGCTCGCCGAGCAAGCCGTGCCCAGAGCCGTTCTGGAGGAGCCGGAAGCCGTCGGCTGGCTGCTGGAGGAACTGAAGAACTGCGGATTCGCCGACCTCCTCGGCATGCTGCTCTCCCGTGATCCCTTGGCGCAGCTCGTTATCGGCTCCGTCAGGAAGGTGATCATGCTCGTATGGGGCTTGCGCATCGTCGGCAGGGAGGACTTGGCCCAGCGCCTTCTGCTGAGCAGCCTACCGGACATCGAGATCGACGACGCCGAGTACGCCTCCGAGTACCTGGACGAGATCGCGCACGTCGGCGATCCTCGGACCGTGAGGCGGTTCGCGCTGAATGCCGTCGCCCAAGCCCCTCTCGCCCGGGGCGCGGGGGTGACCATGCTCGCGCGATCGCT from Streptomyces sp. QL37 harbors:
- a CDS encoding SAM-dependent methyltransferase codes for the protein MSTPAGYFEDMYRGEDDPWHLQERWYEQRKYALTLASLPRPRFRNAFEPACSVGQLTRLLAPRCERLLAADRVASAVETTRRRTADLEQVEVARLTVPEEWPEGRFDLVVLSELLYYFDEARLDELLSRATGALEPGGTLVTVHWNHPVPEHLHTGAQLADRLALETGLLLRADHREEDFVLQTFSRVLPGGAAPASPAAFEGLV
- a CDS encoding PIG-L family deacetylase; amino-acid sequence: MSARTDDTSSYADDIQAPGTDESVWEEWPGWAGLREFPLPPRGRVVVVAAHPDDEVLGLGGTLARLAATGHALTVVSVTDGEGSHPDSRVLRPHELVRVRAEETRTALERLGAGDTEIVRLHVPDSGVHRHEEAVRRALVPLCSGAVLVAAPWTADVHSDHEAAGRAAGAAALEAGASFVEYPVWMWHWARPEDPRVPWDRAARLTLPPEVQDRKRHAVDAFASQIRPLGPGAEDAAVLPPDELAHHLRPREVVFL
- a CDS encoding acyl-CoA dehydrogenase gives rise to the protein MTEDAVRRPVVPEAPAGPGEADDFDARTLREETSTRFTAAVAAIEAGDLNFPLPGSGATAERFAALRAVAEDDLCLARLVEGHVDALAILDELGGPAPAPGRRWGVWAAEPPGEGLFAARDADGRWSVSGLKQYCSGAHSCTHALVTARAEDGRRLFAVPLTAGTYEPVEGSWQALGMAGSDTPDVRFHSAAAEPVGGVEGYVNRPGFQHGGIGVAACWLGGARAVARVLRAAAHRGGGPHTDAHLGAVDIDLRAAGLLLEAAAAEIDTDPLDAKGEARLRSLRVRGFVEAVCDRTLGHVGRATGAGPLCHDRRHARAVADLTVYIRQHHAERNLAELGALVSGREEG
- a CDS encoding SgcJ/EcaC family oxidoreductase: MITQSTAYAADIEAVKQVVATVEHSQQRKDPGRFLALFHPDAVWTTAHGKVLIGLDAISEFTRKVLPAGNWDGKVSYEVVHVLFIRPDVAAVKVRQRYLSPDDESEGAPLYVMAKQDDGRWLLTACQNTVVAAD